The Stenotrophomonas rhizophila genome has a window encoding:
- a CDS encoding MotA/TolQ/ExbB proton channel family protein, which yields MWELVKAGGWPMVPLLLLGVLALAIVLERFWTLRRNEVLPPGLGQEVRNWAARGKLDPNHIQSLRANSPLGALLAVALEARNRPRDQIRERIEDAGRHLVHRMERFLNALGTIASAGPLLGLLGTVVGMIQMFLGILDHGVGDVNQLAGGIGKALVCTATGMIVAIPALMFHRYFKGRIGGYVIEMEMEASALLDALDGRPGVMNAAPRAGAAPAAGAAPVTAKG from the coding sequence GTGTGGGAACTGGTCAAGGCCGGTGGCTGGCCGATGGTGCCGCTGCTGCTGTTGGGCGTACTGGCTTTGGCAATCGTCCTGGAGCGTTTCTGGACCTTGCGGCGTAACGAGGTCCTGCCCCCGGGGCTGGGCCAGGAAGTGCGCAACTGGGCCGCGCGCGGCAAGCTCGATCCGAATCACATCCAGTCGCTGCGGGCCAACTCGCCGCTGGGCGCGCTGCTGGCCGTGGCGCTGGAAGCGCGCAACCGCCCGCGCGACCAGATCCGCGAGCGCATCGAAGATGCCGGCCGGCATCTGGTGCATCGCATGGAGCGGTTCCTGAACGCGCTGGGCACCATCGCATCGGCGGGCCCGCTGCTGGGCCTGCTTGGCACCGTGGTGGGCATGATCCAGATGTTCCTGGGCATCCTCGACCACGGCGTGGGCGATGTGAACCAGCTGGCCGGCGGCATCGGCAAGGCGCTGGTGTGCACCGCCACCGGCATGATCGTGGCCATCCCGGCATTGATGTTCCATCGCTACTTCAAGGGCCGCATCGGCGGTTACGTGATCGAGATGGAAATGGAGGCCTCGGCCCTGCTGGACGCACTGGACGGCCGCCCCGGCGTCATGAACGCGGCACCGCGCGCCGGCGCCGCGCCGGCGGCCGGCGCCGCGCCCGTCACGGCCAAGGGCTGA
- the lpxK gene encoding tetraacyldisaccharide 4'-kinase, whose product MASKGSQTPSYWYDGSPIPFVARLLAPVYGAVVALRRGLYRRGWRKRHALPVPVIVVGNVTAGGTGKTPLTIALVDRLREAGWKPGVASRGYGREEAKLPRWVEAGTPTALGGDEPVLIAWKTGVPVRVDADRVAAGNALVEAGCNIIVCDDGLQHYRLARDIEIEVVDAQRRYGNGRLIPAGPLREPAERARDCDFRVVNLGQASADPSALASCGFGEWAMQLHIDSAQPLSGGRARALSHFRGQRVHAVAGIAHPQRFFDMLRAHGIGVVPHAFADHHAYQAADLRFGSELPVLMTEKDAVKCKAFANEWHFSVPLSADLPAAFWVNLLDRVDKLGKR is encoded by the coding sequence ATGGCGTCCAAGGGTTCCCAGACGCCGTCGTACTGGTACGACGGCAGTCCGATTCCGTTTGTCGCACGGCTGCTGGCGCCGGTGTACGGCGCCGTGGTGGCGCTGCGCCGTGGGCTGTACCGGCGCGGTTGGCGCAAGCGCCACGCGCTGCCGGTGCCGGTGATCGTGGTCGGCAACGTGACCGCTGGCGGTACCGGCAAGACTCCGCTGACCATCGCGCTGGTGGACCGCCTGCGCGAGGCGGGCTGGAAGCCGGGCGTGGCCAGTCGCGGTTACGGGCGCGAAGAGGCCAAGCTCCCGCGCTGGGTCGAGGCAGGCACGCCTACCGCGTTGGGCGGCGACGAACCGGTGCTGATCGCGTGGAAAACCGGCGTGCCGGTCCGGGTCGATGCCGACCGCGTGGCGGCCGGCAACGCGCTGGTCGAGGCGGGCTGCAACATCATCGTCTGCGACGACGGCCTGCAGCACTACCGGCTGGCGCGCGACATCGAAATCGAAGTGGTGGACGCACAACGCCGCTACGGCAACGGCCGGTTGATCCCGGCCGGGCCGTTGCGCGAACCCGCCGAACGCGCGCGCGACTGCGACTTCCGCGTGGTCAACCTGGGCCAGGCCAGCGCGGATCCGTCCGCGCTCGCCTCCTGCGGGTTCGGCGAATGGGCGATGCAGTTGCATATCGACAGCGCGCAGCCGCTCAGCGGCGGCCGTGCCCGCGCGTTGTCGCACTTCCGTGGCCAGCGCGTGCACGCCGTGGCCGGGATCGCGCACCCGCAGCGCTTCTTCGACATGCTGCGTGCGCACGGCATCGGGGTGGTCCCGCATGCCTTCGCCGACCACCATGCGTATCAGGCGGCAGACCTTCGCTTTGGCAGCGAACTGCCGGTGCTGATGACTGAAAAGGACGCGGTGAAGTGCAAGGCGTTCGCCAACGAATGGCATTTTTCGGTGCCGTTGTCGGCCGATCTTCCCGCCGCGTTCTGGGTCAACCTGCTGGACCGCGTGGACAAACTCGGCAAGCGCTGA
- a CDS encoding DNA internalization-related competence protein ComEC/Rec2, whose product MSFLSDVFSRSFPTPLPLFGKACAVALLAGVCGVVFAPVLLPRMPAWCALLCGAGVWCAVPRARWCGAVLAGIGWVTLHAHAGLALQLPAAAAPADHVLRGRVVELPQHGSRSTRFRFRVDDDATMPAHLRGRELALAWYDVTAAKTPARAPAAEPALRCSLRAGARWQLHARLRPPRGLRNPGGFDAERHALLQRLSGTGHVRAPAMALGDPTGLPAWRERMADAIAGHVPGAGARFIQALALGDTRRLGQGDWDDLRALGLTHLVAISGFHVGLVAGFAAWLAGLAWRAVAALGRYWPRPLAAALAAVAGAALYAAVAGFALPTVRTVLMIAVVAAARCVRRPATVGQALALAALAVLLVDPLSVLAPGFWLSFAGVLWLVWCLPGHGVHWLRTFLAAQGVATLALLPLTVALFGQASRAGPLVNLLAIPWWSLVVVPLALLGTGLEALIDGAGRWPWRWAAACFDASWWLFGALARQPWALWWAPQAGVAAVPVAVLGVFWLLLPRAAGMRLPALLLCLPLLWPARDRPGPGEVELLVMDVGQGLAVWVRTRHHRLLYDAGPAAEGGFDAGERVVVPTLHALGEAGLDRLLISHGDRDHAGGMPAVRRAFREPPLQAPSGAVPAIQLPCSSGDAWRWDGVDFTVLHPPPGMDYAGNASSCVLRIQTAHGVVLLTGDIGQREEAMLVATVPAALRADAVLVAHHGSAGSSGADWVQAVSPRLAIVSAGHGNRFGHPRRDVVQRWQAVPAEVLNTADSGALRLWLGQEGLQVREQRLFERRWWDAAERTRSAAILSAVIQAANGPEG is encoded by the coding sequence ATGTCGTTCCTGTCGGACGTCTTCTCCCGTTCGTTTCCAACGCCGTTGCCCCTGTTCGGCAAGGCATGTGCGGTCGCACTGCTGGCCGGTGTGTGCGGTGTGGTGTTCGCGCCGGTGCTGTTGCCCCGGATGCCTGCGTGGTGCGCGCTGCTGTGCGGTGCAGGGGTCTGGTGTGCGGTGCCGCGTGCACGGTGGTGCGGCGCAGTGCTGGCCGGGATCGGCTGGGTCACCCTGCACGCCCATGCCGGCCTGGCCCTGCAGTTGCCCGCGGCTGCCGCGCCTGCGGACCACGTTTTGCGCGGCCGGGTGGTGGAGCTGCCGCAACATGGATCACGCAGCACCCGCTTCCGGTTCCGCGTGGATGACGATGCGACGATGCCCGCGCACCTGCGCGGCCGCGAGCTTGCGCTGGCCTGGTATGACGTCACTGCGGCAAAAACGCCTGCGCGCGCGCCTGCAGCCGAACCGGCGCTGCGCTGCTCGCTTCGCGCCGGCGCACGCTGGCAGCTCCACGCGCGGCTGCGCCCACCGCGTGGATTGCGCAACCCGGGTGGCTTCGACGCCGAGCGGCATGCGCTGCTGCAGCGCTTGAGCGGTACCGGACACGTGCGCGCGCCAGCGATGGCCTTGGGCGACCCGACCGGATTGCCGGCGTGGCGCGAGCGCATGGCCGATGCCATCGCCGGACACGTGCCGGGCGCCGGCGCACGTTTCATCCAGGCGCTGGCGCTGGGCGATACCCGCAGGTTGGGGCAGGGCGACTGGGATGATCTGCGCGCGCTCGGCCTGACCCACCTGGTGGCGATCTCCGGGTTTCACGTCGGGCTGGTGGCCGGGTTCGCGGCGTGGCTGGCGGGGCTGGCCTGGCGAGCGGTTGCTGCGCTGGGACGCTATTGGCCACGGCCATTGGCGGCCGCGCTGGCGGCCGTCGCCGGTGCCGCGCTGTATGCGGCCGTGGCCGGCTTCGCGCTGCCCACGGTGCGCACGGTGCTGATGATCGCGGTGGTCGCCGCCGCCCGCTGCGTGCGACGACCGGCCACCGTTGGCCAGGCGTTGGCGCTGGCGGCGCTGGCGGTGCTGCTGGTGGATCCATTGTCGGTGCTGGCCCCGGGCTTCTGGCTCAGCTTCGCCGGGGTGCTGTGGCTGGTGTGGTGCCTGCCGGGGCACGGGGTGCACTGGCTGCGCACCTTCCTGGCCGCACAGGGCGTGGCCACCCTGGCGCTGTTGCCGCTCACCGTGGCGCTGTTCGGGCAGGCCTCGCGGGCGGGGCCGTTGGTCAACCTGCTGGCCATTCCCTGGTGGAGCCTGGTGGTGGTGCCGTTGGCGTTGCTTGGCACCGGGCTTGAAGCCCTGATCGACGGGGCGGGGCGCTGGCCGTGGCGCTGGGCGGCCGCCTGCTTCGACGCGAGCTGGTGGCTGTTCGGGGCGCTTGCGCGCCAGCCGTGGGCGTTGTGGTGGGCGCCGCAGGCGGGCGTCGCGGCGGTTCCGGTCGCCGTTCTCGGGGTGTTCTGGCTGTTGCTGCCGCGCGCCGCCGGGATGCGCCTGCCGGCGCTGCTGCTGTGCCTGCCCCTGCTGTGGCCGGCCCGCGATCGTCCCGGCCCCGGCGAGGTCGAGCTGCTGGTGATGGACGTGGGGCAGGGCCTGGCTGTGTGGGTGCGCACCCGCCACCACCGCCTGCTGTATGACGCCGGCCCCGCTGCGGAAGGGGGATTCGACGCCGGCGAACGGGTGGTGGTGCCGACCCTCCACGCGCTGGGCGAGGCTGGGCTGGACCGGCTGCTGATCAGCCATGGCGACCGCGACCACGCCGGTGGCATGCCGGCGGTGCGCCGCGCCTTTCGCGAGCCACCGCTGCAGGCGCCGTCGGGTGCGGTGCCCGCCATCCAACTGCCCTGCAGCAGCGGCGACGCCTGGCGCTGGGACGGGGTGGACTTCACCGTCCTGCATCCGCCGCCGGGCATGGACTACGCAGGCAACGCCAGCAGCTGCGTGCTGCGCATCCAGACCGCGCATGGCGTGGTGCTGTTGACGGGCGACATCGGCCAGCGCGAGGAGGCCATGCTGGTTGCCACGGTACCGGCCGCGCTGCGCGCCGACGCGGTGCTGGTGGCGCACCACGGCAGCGCCGGCTCGTCCGGCGCCGACTGGGTGCAGGCGGTGTCGCCCCGCCTGGCCATCGTCTCGGCCGGGCATGGCAACCGGTTCGGGCACCCGCGCCGGGACGTCGTGCAGCGCTGGCAGGCGGTCCCTGCCGAAGTGCTGAACACCGCCGACAGCGGCGCGCTGCGCCTGTGGCTGGGCCAGGAGGGATTGCAGGTGCGGGAACAGCGTCTTTTCGAACGCCGTTGGTGGGATGCCGCGGAGCGGACGCGGTCGGCTGCTATCCTATCGGCGGTCATACAGGCGGCCAATGGGCCGGAGGGTTGA
- the msbA gene encoding lipid A export permease/ATP-binding protein MsbA: MSKQHAPVWPIYKRLLGYTRAYWVFMVAAVIAMVVEALAGYHFTKLMEPLVNRGFVNPEPRMAVILPLTILGLFMMRSLATLVSDYALARTGRSVVRDLREQVLSKYLHLPSSHFDSEATPVMVSRLNYDTEQVTQASADALKTLVADTLTIIAMLVVMLQMSVKVTVAMLVVVPLIGVIVSFVGKRYRRISRGIQDGMGSMAQTAEQSLAAQQEVKVHGTQAHEISRYSRLANRMLGLNMKVETTRALASSTVQFLAALALAVIVWVSTREALAGRLNAGQFMGLMTSMMAIIPSLRRLTSVQTSISRGVAAAERLFGILDLPVERDEGSTRAQRVRGELSFQHVMLRYREDAGIALDDITFDAKPGTVTAIVGRSGSGKTSLIRLVPRFYEPSGGRILLDGVPLDDYPLADLRRQVAMVGQKVMLFDDTVGANIAYGMDASEEQIRAAAEAANAWEFIERMPQQLQTPVGENGALLSGGQRQRLAIARAILRDAPVLILDEATAALDNESERLVQDALQRLMPERTTLVIAHRLSTIEHADQVLVMDHGRIVERGTHRELLALGGLYEHLHKMQFRERQP; this comes from the coding sequence ATGAGTAAACAACACGCGCCGGTATGGCCGATCTACAAACGCCTGCTGGGCTACACCCGCGCCTACTGGGTGTTCATGGTGGCCGCCGTCATCGCGATGGTGGTCGAAGCCCTGGCCGGTTACCACTTCACCAAGCTGATGGAACCGCTGGTCAACCGCGGCTTCGTCAACCCCGAGCCGCGCATGGCGGTGATCCTGCCGCTGACCATCCTCGGGCTGTTCATGATGCGCAGCCTGGCCACGCTGGTCAGCGATTACGCACTGGCCCGCACCGGCCGCAGCGTGGTGCGCGACCTGCGCGAACAGGTGCTGTCCAAGTACCTGCACCTGCCGTCGTCGCACTTCGACAGCGAAGCCACGCCGGTGATGGTCAGCCGCCTGAACTACGACACCGAGCAGGTCACCCAGGCCAGCGCCGATGCGCTCAAGACCCTGGTCGCCGACACCCTGACCATCATCGCCATGCTGGTGGTGATGCTGCAGATGAGCGTCAAGGTGACCGTGGCGATGCTGGTGGTGGTGCCGCTGATCGGCGTGATCGTCTCGTTCGTGGGCAAGCGCTACCGGCGCATCAGCCGCGGCATCCAGGACGGCATGGGCAGCATGGCGCAGACTGCCGAACAGTCGCTGGCCGCGCAGCAGGAAGTGAAGGTGCATGGCACCCAGGCACACGAGATCTCGCGTTACTCGCGGCTGGCCAACCGCATGCTCGGCCTGAACATGAAGGTCGAAACCACCCGTGCGCTGGCGTCCAGCACCGTGCAGTTCCTGGCCGCGCTGGCGCTGGCCGTGATCGTGTGGGTGTCCACCCGCGAAGCGCTGGCCGGGCGCTTGAATGCCGGCCAGTTCATGGGCCTGATGACCTCGATGATGGCCATCATCCCGTCGCTGCGCCGCCTGACCAGCGTGCAGACCTCCATCTCGCGCGGCGTGGCCGCCGCCGAGCGCCTGTTCGGCATCCTCGACCTGCCGGTCGAGCGCGACGAAGGCAGCACCCGCGCCCAGCGCGTGCGTGGCGAGCTGTCTTTCCAGCACGTGATGCTGCGTTACCGCGAAGATGCCGGCATCGCGCTGGACGACATCACCTTCGATGCCAAGCCGGGCACGGTAACGGCCATCGTCGGCCGCTCCGGCAGCGGCAAGACCAGCCTGATCCGGCTGGTGCCGCGTTTCTATGAGCCCAGCGGCGGGCGCATCCTGCTCGATGGCGTGCCGCTGGACGACTACCCGCTTGCCGACCTGCGCCGCCAGGTGGCGATGGTCGGGCAGAAGGTCATGCTGTTCGACGATACCGTGGGCGCCAACATCGCCTACGGCATGGACGCCAGCGAGGAGCAGATCCGCGCTGCCGCCGAAGCCGCCAATGCGTGGGAGTTCATCGAGCGCATGCCGCAGCAGCTGCAGACCCCGGTGGGTGAGAACGGCGCGCTGCTGTCCGGCGGCCAGCGCCAGCGCCTGGCGATCGCCCGCGCGATCCTGCGCGACGCGCCGGTATTGATCCTCGACGAAGCCACCGCCGCGCTGGACAACGAGTCCGAGCGGCTGGTGCAGGACGCCCTGCAGCGTCTGATGCCCGAGCGCACCACGCTGGTGATCGCACATCGCCTGTCCACCATCGAACATGCCGACCAGGTGCTGGTGATGGACCACGGCCGCATCGTCGAGCGCGGCACTCACCGCGAGCTGCTGGCGCTGGGCGGGCTGTACGAGCACCTGCACAAGATGCAGTTCCGCGAAAGGCAGCCCTGA
- the kdsB gene encoding 3-deoxy-manno-octulosonate cytidylyltransferase has product MSQPVDFVVAIPARYAASRLPGKPLRLLGGRPLVLRVAERALLAGAREVWVATDDARIADALRGLDGVQVAMTAASHASGTDRLAECARQAGWSDDTVVVNLQGDEPFAPAEGIRAVAEALVYSGAAMATLATPVEDAETLFDPNVVKVVRQQNLDALYFSRAPIPWHRDAFAQSRERLSGPHWLRHIGIYAYRAGFLQEFAALPPGMLEQLESLEQLRVLEAGHRLSVALSPAAFPPGIDTPEDLARAEGWLARREIDGGTTVA; this is encoded by the coding sequence ATGAGCCAGCCCGTCGATTTCGTCGTCGCCATTCCGGCGCGTTACGCCGCCTCCCGGCTGCCCGGCAAGCCGCTGCGGCTGCTCGGCGGCAGACCGCTGGTGCTGCGCGTGGCCGAACGCGCGCTGCTGGCCGGTGCGCGCGAGGTCTGGGTGGCCACCGATGATGCGCGCATCGCCGACGCCCTGCGGGGCCTGGACGGCGTGCAGGTGGCGATGACCGCCGCCAGCCATGCCTCCGGCACCGACCGGCTGGCCGAATGCGCCCGCCAGGCCGGCTGGTCCGACGACACCGTGGTGGTGAACCTGCAGGGCGACGAGCCGTTCGCCCCGGCCGAGGGCATCCGCGCGGTGGCCGAAGCGCTGGTCTACAGCGGTGCCGCCATGGCGACCCTGGCCACCCCGGTGGAGGATGCCGAGACCCTGTTCGACCCGAACGTGGTCAAGGTGGTGCGCCAGCAGAACCTGGACGCGCTGTACTTCAGCCGCGCTCCCATTCCCTGGCACCGCGACGCCTTCGCGCAGTCGCGCGAGCGCCTGTCCGGCCCCCACTGGCTGCGCCACATCGGCATCTATGCCTACCGGGCGGGTTTCCTTCAGGAGTTCGCCGCGTTGCCGCCGGGCATGCTGGAACAGCTGGAATCACTGGAGCAGCTGCGGGTGCTGGAGGCCGGCCACCGGCTGAGCGTGGCGCTGTCGCCGGCCGCCTTCCCGCCGGGGATCGATACGCCCGAGGACCTGGCGCGTGCCGAGGGCTGGCTGGCCCGCCGCGAAATTGACGGTGGCACGACGGTTGCATGA
- the pgsA gene encoding CDP-diacylglycerol--glycerol-3-phosphate 3-phosphatidyltransferase — MKLTLPTWLTLLRIVMIPVLVLVFYLPYTWTNFASAAIFGIAALTDWLDGWIARRYDLASAFGAFLDPVADKLMVAVALFLIVQGHPTPWMAFWAAVIVGREIAVSALREWMAEIGQRAKVRVALIGKIKTTAQMVALLCLLYSVAPNTPVSDIWMGEPVFHVGDWTLAIAAVLTLFSGLQYLHAAWPSLREDERAARETARLKKKG; from the coding sequence ATGAAGTTGACCCTTCCCACCTGGCTGACGTTGCTGCGGATCGTGATGATCCCGGTGCTGGTGCTGGTGTTCTACCTTCCCTACACCTGGACCAATTTCGCCTCGGCGGCGATCTTCGGCATCGCCGCGCTGACCGATTGGCTGGATGGCTGGATCGCCCGCCGCTACGACCTGGCCTCGGCGTTCGGCGCCTTCCTGGACCCGGTTGCGGACAAGCTGATGGTGGCCGTGGCGCTGTTCCTGATCGTGCAGGGCCACCCCACGCCGTGGATGGCGTTCTGGGCAGCCGTCATCGTCGGCCGCGAAATCGCGGTGTCGGCACTGCGCGAATGGATGGCTGAAATCGGCCAGCGTGCGAAGGTGCGGGTGGCCCTGATCGGCAAGATCAAGACCACCGCGCAGATGGTCGCGCTGCTGTGCCTGTTGTATTCGGTGGCGCCGAACACGCCGGTGTCCGATATCTGGATGGGCGAACCGGTATTCCATGTCGGCGACTGGACCCTGGCGATCGCTGCGGTACTCACCCTGTTCTCCGGCCTGCAGTACCTGCATGCGGCGTGGCCGAGCCTGCGCGAGGACGAACGCGCCGCACGTGAAACCGCACGCCTGAAAAAGAAGGGCTGA
- the uvrC gene encoding excinuclease ABC subunit UvrC, which yields MTLTTAPAFDGKAFAAHLSTAPGVYRMYAADDTLLYVGKARALRNRVGSYFNGAPKTARIMSMLSQVARMDVTVTRSEAEALLLENQLIKSLSPRYNVSLRDDKTYPHVLLTREDWPRIALHRGPRAVPGRYFGPYPGVTAVRETLNLMHKLFKLRSCEDSVFRNRSRPCLQYQIGRCSAPCVDLVAADDYAESVRRASMFLEGKSDQLARELGTQMQAASEALEFEQAARLRDLVTSLRSMQTRQYVDGRAADLDVLACATQGASACVMLLAFRDGRNMGTRPFFPRTNGEESADEVLGAFVSQYYAEHSPPREILLDREIPDASLIESALSASAEAKVQLKWNVRGERAGYVELASRNAQITLVSELTSRSAQHARSEDLRQMLGLAEQVKRVECFDISHTMGEATVASCVVFDASGPVRSQYRRFNISGIEPGDDYAAMRQAIDRRFRRAVEEEGVLPDLLLIDGGAGQLAQAQAALADLGVEGVLLVGVAKGVERRAGHEALVMPDGRELRPGAASPALQFIQQVRDEAHRFAITGHRGRRQKARMTSKLEDIPGIGPRRRASLLKHFGGLVGLKAAGEAEIAKVEGINDALAARIYANLHGLPTPPAAGE from the coding sequence ATGACCCTCACTACCGCTCCGGCCTTCGATGGAAAGGCATTCGCGGCCCACCTGAGCACCGCGCCCGGCGTGTACCGCATGTATGCCGCCGACGACACCCTGCTGTATGTCGGCAAGGCCCGCGCGCTGCGCAACCGCGTGGGCAGTTACTTCAATGGCGCGCCCAAGACCGCGCGGATCATGTCCATGCTGTCGCAGGTCGCGCGCATGGATGTGACCGTGACGCGTTCCGAGGCTGAAGCGCTGCTGCTGGAAAACCAGCTGATCAAGTCGCTGTCGCCGCGTTACAACGTCTCGCTGCGCGACGACAAGACCTATCCCCACGTGCTGCTGACCCGCGAAGACTGGCCGCGCATCGCGCTGCACCGCGGGCCGCGCGCGGTGCCGGGCCGGTACTTCGGTCCGTACCCGGGGGTGACCGCGGTGCGCGAAACGCTCAACCTCATGCACAAGCTGTTCAAGCTGCGCAGCTGCGAGGACAGCGTGTTCCGCAACCGCTCGCGACCGTGCCTGCAGTACCAGATCGGCCGCTGCAGCGCGCCGTGCGTGGACCTGGTGGCCGCCGACGACTACGCCGAATCGGTGCGGCGTGCTTCGATGTTCCTGGAAGGCAAGAGCGACCAGCTGGCGCGCGAACTGGGTACGCAGATGCAGGCGGCCAGCGAAGCGCTGGAATTCGAGCAGGCCGCGCGCCTGCGCGACCTGGTCACGTCCCTGCGCAGCATGCAGACCCGCCAGTACGTGGATGGCCGCGCCGCCGACCTCGACGTGCTGGCCTGCGCCACGCAGGGCGCAAGCGCCTGCGTGATGCTGCTGGCGTTCCGCGATGGCCGGAACATGGGCACGCGGCCGTTCTTCCCGCGCACCAACGGCGAGGAAAGCGCGGACGAAGTGCTCGGCGCTTTCGTGTCGCAGTACTACGCCGAACATTCCCCGCCGCGCGAGATCCTGCTGGACCGCGAGATTCCCGATGCCAGCCTGATCGAATCGGCGCTCAGCGCCTCGGCCGAGGCCAAGGTGCAGCTGAAGTGGAACGTGCGCGGCGAACGGGCCGGTTATGTCGAGCTGGCCAGCCGCAATGCGCAGATCACGCTGGTCAGCGAGCTCACCAGCCGCAGCGCCCAGCATGCGCGCAGCGAGGATCTGCGGCAGATGCTCGGCCTGGCTGAGCAGGTCAAGCGCGTGGAGTGTTTCGACATCAGCCACACCATGGGCGAAGCCACCGTGGCTTCATGCGTGGTGTTCGATGCCAGCGGCCCGGTGCGCAGCCAGTACCGGCGTTTCAACATCAGCGGGATCGAACCCGGCGATGACTACGCGGCCATGCGCCAGGCCATCGACCGTCGCTTCCGGCGTGCGGTGGAAGAGGAGGGCGTGCTGCCGGACCTGCTGCTGATCGACGGCGGCGCCGGCCAGTTGGCCCAGGCGCAGGCCGCACTGGCCGACCTCGGCGTGGAAGGGGTGTTGCTGGTGGGCGTGGCCAAGGGCGTGGAGCGCCGCGCCGGGCACGAAGCGCTGGTGATGCCCGATGGCCGCGAGCTGCGCCCCGGCGCCGCATCACCGGCCCTGCAGTTCATCCAGCAGGTCCGCGACGAAGCGCACCGGTTTGCGATCACCGGCCATCGGGGCCGCCGGCAGAAGGCGCGCATGACCAGCAAGCTGGAGGACATTCCCGGCATCGGGCCGCGCCGGCGCGCCAGCCTGCTCAAGCATTTCGGCGGGCTGGTCGGCCTGAAGGCGGCCGGCGAGGCGGAAATCGCAAAGGTGGAGGGCATCAATGACGCCCTTGCCGCACGCATCTACGCTAACCTTCATGGACTGCCCACGCCCCCTGCGGCCGGCGAGTAG
- a CDS encoding ExbD/TolR family protein has protein sequence MRIRNDRVQDEVHIDLVPLIDVILVLIIFFVVTTTFDARSTLQLQLPTASQQDTTEPPRSLSVLVNAEGRYFINDQEVLRTDVESVKQTIAAVAGTDREQTVLLRADARTPYQAVVTAQDALGQLGFRRIAIATAPEVRP, from the coding sequence ATGCGTATCCGCAACGACCGGGTCCAGGACGAGGTGCACATCGATCTGGTACCCCTGATCGACGTCATCCTCGTGCTGATCATCTTCTTCGTGGTCACCACCACCTTCGACGCGCGCTCGACGCTGCAGCTGCAGCTGCCGACCGCCAGCCAGCAGGACACCACCGAGCCGCCGCGCTCGCTCAGCGTGCTGGTCAATGCCGAAGGGCGTTACTTCATCAACGATCAGGAAGTGCTGCGCACCGACGTGGAATCGGTCAAGCAGACCATTGCCGCCGTCGCCGGCACCGACCGTGAGCAGACCGTACTGCTGCGCGCCGATGCCCGCACCCCGTACCAGGCCGTAGTGACCGCCCAGGATGCCCTGGGCCAGCTCGGTTTCCGTCGCATCGCCATCGCTACCGCGCCGGAGGTGCGTCCATGA